The following proteins come from a genomic window of Rhodopirellula bahusiensis:
- a CDS encoding response regulator, which produces MISLYQRIPIRIRISLGLVGLMAGSLLVASAAGFFPNEQEEILHGRARLCESLAISGTAMASHGQVDSLRVTLESVVHRDPQIHSIGLVSSEGKLLVSAGEHEQFWDDSLEDDVNQMQVPVFRYGKQWGEMQFAFASTGGLFGLNYWAPAWLLIVLIPACLIQFSFFLKKTLESLDPSGAVPTHVENALDTITVGLVLLNSKGRILFTNRRLNQLLSQEPSEMMGKKIDDLEWQMIADSNDVLPWEEAKQKEDSVMDRILQYDNDGRMLTFSVNCTPIAGQGYLVTFEDITLIEENKVALAKARDAAENANAAKSDFLANMSHEIRTPLNAVLGFTDVLRRGLVSSGDEAVDHLNMIHRSGAHLLELINDILDLSKIESGHLQTESIDTNLDDIVTDVANTLKVKADEQGLDLKVDFRTAIPRVIQSDPTRLRQVITNLVGNAIKFTESGSVSIVTSLLKTPSNSIEGYDPIVRVDIIDTGIGMTPDQQAKIFDSFVQADSSTTRKFGGTGLGLSISRRLAEAMGGALTVHSEIGIGSTFRVEIPTSVASLKDMVSPEELARLAQEKSAGAVSSELLRLPSKRVLIVDDGEANRRLIELVLKRAGAMVMTAENGQEALDMIAEGVQAGHPYELVLMDMQMPVLDGYSATEQLREREDTTPVIALTGNAMRGDREKCIAAGCDDFLTKPVNLDELLQMVSQYLGEVDPGTLANSNVLAAGTTTPSVPSGTRVLPSMQSPTASTPASLSLSDSQPATSPNLPSSAIVPTLPMDDEDFRAIAGDFVSRLQSRLDGIEQAIQEAKFDFVHGEAHWLKGAGGTVGLDVFTEPARTLEQAAKDESSDIAQSILSQIRELHGRVAIPGMDLSQQSSAADLLRASAVAVDPATIVNPIHCALPLEDPDFHAIVSDFIGRLDSRLIDMRDELREQRFSDLELSAHWLKGAGGTVGYGDLTQPSRDLIEAALAASPTDCESYLSQIESVRSRMILPEPLPVG; this is translated from the coding sequence CAAGTTGCTCGTTTCGGCTGGTGAGCACGAGCAGTTCTGGGACGACAGTCTCGAAGACGACGTCAATCAGATGCAGGTCCCCGTGTTCCGCTACGGAAAACAATGGGGCGAAATGCAATTCGCGTTTGCATCAACCGGAGGTTTGTTCGGGCTGAACTATTGGGCTCCCGCTTGGTTGTTGATCGTCTTGATTCCCGCTTGTTTGATTCAGTTTTCATTCTTCTTGAAGAAAACGCTGGAGAGTTTGGATCCCTCCGGGGCCGTCCCGACGCACGTCGAGAACGCGCTGGATACCATCACGGTCGGATTGGTTCTACTGAACTCGAAAGGCCGCATTCTGTTCACCAACCGTCGTTTAAACCAACTGCTGTCGCAAGAACCGTCCGAAATGATGGGCAAGAAGATTGACGATTTGGAATGGCAAATGATCGCAGACAGCAACGATGTTTTGCCATGGGAAGAAGCCAAACAGAAAGAGGATTCGGTCATGGATCGAATCCTGCAGTATGACAACGATGGTCGCATGCTGACTTTCAGCGTTAACTGCACGCCAATCGCCGGGCAAGGTTACCTGGTGACGTTCGAGGACATCACGCTGATCGAAGAGAATAAAGTTGCTTTGGCGAAAGCACGCGACGCAGCGGAAAATGCCAACGCAGCCAAAAGCGACTTCCTGGCCAACATGAGCCACGAAATCCGCACGCCGCTCAATGCCGTGCTCGGTTTCACCGATGTGTTGCGTCGTGGTTTGGTGTCCAGCGGTGACGAAGCCGTTGACCATCTCAACATGATTCACCGATCCGGTGCTCACCTGCTGGAGCTGATCAACGACATTTTGGACTTGTCGAAGATTGAATCTGGCCACCTGCAAACCGAATCAATCGATACCAATCTTGACGACATCGTCACGGATGTGGCGAACACGTTGAAGGTCAAAGCCGATGAGCAAGGCTTGGATTTGAAAGTTGATTTCCGGACAGCGATTCCGCGAGTCATCCAGTCCGATCCAACTCGATTGAGGCAAGTCATCACGAACCTGGTTGGCAACGCGATCAAGTTCACAGAGAGTGGATCCGTTTCGATCGTGACCTCCTTGCTGAAGACGCCATCGAACTCCATCGAAGGCTATGACCCGATCGTTCGAGTCGACATCATCGACACGGGGATCGGGATGACGCCGGATCAACAAGCCAAAATCTTTGACTCGTTTGTCCAAGCCGATAGCTCGACAACTCGTAAGTTTGGCGGGACTGGATTGGGGCTGTCCATCAGTCGTCGTCTGGCCGAAGCGATGGGCGGGGCGTTGACCGTGCACAGCGAGATTGGGATCGGAAGCACGTTCCGCGTGGAGATTCCAACCAGCGTGGCCAGTTTGAAGGACATGGTCAGTCCAGAAGAATTGGCACGTTTGGCGCAAGAAAAATCAGCCGGTGCGGTCAGCTCCGAGCTGCTGCGGTTGCCATCCAAACGCGTCTTGATCGTGGATGACGGTGAAGCCAACCGTCGTTTGATCGAACTGGTGCTCAAACGTGCCGGAGCGATGGTGATGACCGCCGAAAACGGCCAAGAAGCCCTCGACATGATCGCCGAAGGCGTCCAAGCCGGGCATCCGTACGAGCTCGTGTTGATGGATATGCAGATGCCCGTTTTGGATGGGTATTCCGCGACGGAACAATTGCGTGAGCGGGAAGACACGACCCCGGTCATCGCGTTGACCGGTAACGCCATGCGTGGCGACCGAGAGAAATGCATCGCCGCCGGTTGTGACGACTTCCTTACCAAACCAGTCAACTTGGACGAGTTGTTGCAAATGGTGTCGCAGTACTTGGGAGAGGTCGATCCTGGGACCCTGGCCAATTCGAACGTCTTGGCAGCTGGGACAACAACGCCGTCGGTTCCAAGCGGAACGCGCGTCTTGCCCTCGATGCAATCGCCGACCGCTTCGACTCCGGCATCCTTGTCACTGTCTGATTCGCAACCTGCCACGTCGCCCAACCTACCGTCGTCGGCCATCGTGCCAACGTTGCCAATGGACGACGAAGACTTCCGAGCGATCGCGGGTGACTTCGTTTCGCGACTTCAATCGCGATTGGACGGCATCGAACAAGCGATCCAAGAGGCGAAGTTTGACTTCGTGCACGGCGAAGCTCACTGGCTCAAAGGTGCTGGCGGAACGGTCGGCCTGGACGTCTTCACCGAACCAGCTCGAACGTTGGAGCAAGCCGCCAAAGACGAGTCGTCCGACATCGCTCAATCAATCCTGAGTCAAATTCGCGAGCTGCATGGCCGCGTCGCGATTCCGGGAATGGACTTGTCTCAGCAATCCAGCGCGGCTGACCTGCTGAGGGCTTCCGCGGTTGCGGTCGATCCGGCGACAATCGTCAATCCGATTCATTGTGCACTTCCGTTGGAGGACCCTGATTTCCACGCCATCGTCTCCGACTTCATTGGACGGCTCGACTCACGCTTGATCGACATGCGAGACGAGCTGCGTGAGCAACGCTTCAGCGATCTAGAACTCAGTGCTCACTGGCTGAAGGGAGCTGGCGGAACGGTGGGTTACGGGGATCTGACCCAACCGTCGCGTGACCTGATCGAGGCCGCACTGGCGGCAAGCCCGACGGATTGCGAATCGTACTTGTCACAAATCGAATCCGTGCGGTCACGGATGATTCTTCCCGAACCTCTGCCAGTTGGCTAG